The region TAGCTATTTCTTTTTGTGCTTGTGTATGCTGTGTCATAAAAGTACCACATTTTTAGTTTATATTGCTTATTGAATGAATTTGCCTGCAAAAGTTGCATAAGAACATACGCACAGCTAAAAAATAAAGCAGGCAAAATGAAATCAAATAGGTATATCACCTTTGTTGAACAAAATATCACAACTAATAGAACCGTATGTTGTTTATTTAACGGTTCATATATAGTGGAAGAAGATATATATACTTTACTGACTGGTTCCGATCAATTATTTCATCAGATATTCAAGTACTCTGAAATCCTGAAATAAATGATAAGATAACCAAATACCAGCATCATAAGGGATATTAACCATGCCCAGCGCAAAATACGCGCAAGGTTATTGGGTTGGGTGATTTTTAAAAAAAGTCTGTCGGCCATCCCTGGCCGATCAGGTTCTGTGTTAGGCATTATGCCTTAATCCTCTTTAAGCGGAAGGTATTTTCACGTTCCATCTCATCCAGCCGGAAACGGATGAAATCCATTGCTTCCTGCATTTCGGGAATTACTTTGAATTCAAGGGCATTTACACGTCTTTTTGTTTTCTCGATGTCTTCAAGTAACCTTTTCATAGTGGTCTCGATCTCTGCTGCAAGAATAATCTTGTCAACAAGAATCTCATATGAATCGACAGCTTCATCGATATAGGAGCTTGTCCCGAGAATACCGTATCCCCTTTTGTTGATGGGTTTATGCACACTGGATGCTTCAATCTTAGGGACCACCACACCCATAATGTTGTGGCTTTCGAGACTTATTTCAGGTCCATCTTTGAGAGCAAGAGCAGTGGATTTTATTACCATTCTGCCCTCGACCGCCTCAGCAATCCCTATTTTTTCAGTGGCATTGTTATAGGCGTCATCCAGTTCGTTCCTTACACCCTTGGCCTGGTTCAAAATCTCAAAGAATTCCAGGATAAGACCATCCCTTTTCATTTTCAGCAGTTTATGACCGCTCTGGGACAGTTTTATCTTTTTCTTCAGTTCAATGAGTTCGGAACGAGTTGGTTTAACATCCTTTGTGCCCATAGTGGATCACTCTTTGTTCATTCTGCATTTTGATGTGCAGGATGGTATTTATCGATATACTTGTTGTCTATCCTGGTGAGCTGTGCTTCCGGAAGTTCGGAAAGGATTTCCCATGCTATATTCAGGGTATCTTCGATATTCCTATCTTCATCTTTTGCCTGTCTTACAAAGCGATCTTCGAAAAGATCGGCAAATTCCAGGATTCTCTGGTCTCTTTCGGAAAGGGATTCCTTACCGACAATTGCAACCAATCCACGAAGGTCACGTCCTTCTGCATACCCGGCATACAACTGGTCAGATACTGCTTTGTGGTCTTCCCTTGTTTTTCCTTCTCCGATACCGGAGTTCATTAGGCGGGAAAGGGATGGGAGCACATTGATTGGTGGATAGATACCCTTCCTGTGAAGTTCACGGGATACTACAATCTGGCCTTCGGTAATATAACCGGAAAGATCAGGGATTGGGTGGGTAATATCGTCACCTGGCATGGTCAGGATAGAGAACTGGGTCACAGATCCCTTGTTACCCTTGATGACACCGGCACGTTCATAGAGGGATGCAAGGTCAGTATACATATAACCGGGATATCCACGTCTACCGGGCACTTCTTCACGGGCTGCACCCATCTGACGGAGTGCTTCACAGTAGTTTGTGATATCAGTCAGGATTACAAGTACATGCATATCGTGTTCGTATGCAAGATACTCTGCTGCTGTCAGTGCCATCCTCGGGGTAATGATACGCTCGACTGCAGGGTCATCTGCAAGATTAAGGAAAACTGTCGCTCTTTCAAGAGCACCTGTCTTCTCAAAGTCTTCCATGAATGACTGGGCTTCCTCATTGGTAATACCCATTGCAGCAAATACCACAGCAAAATCTTCTTCAGAACCGGGTACTTTTGCCTGTCTTGCAATCTGAAGAGCAATCTCATTGTGTGGCAGACCTGATCCAGAGAAGATAGGAAGTTTCTGTCCTCTTACAAGAGTATTTGTACCGTCAATAGTGGATATTCCTGTCTGGATAAATTCATCAGGTGGTCTCCTGGAAAAAGGGTTCATTGAAGCTCCATTCACATCTACCCTTTTTTCGGGGATAATTCTTGGACCACCGTCAAGGGGTTCTCCAGAACCGGAAAGGATACGACCAAGAAGATCTTTTGCAACAGGAAGTTTGATGGTTTCTCCACTGAATACTACACCGGATTCATCATTAAGTCCCTGTGTACCTTCGAAAACCTGGATGACAACCATGTCTGCAGAGGTATCAAGAACCTGACCTCTCTTGGTGGTCCCATCAGGAAGGTTTACCTGAACAAGTTCCCCATATCCTACAGGCTCGGTTTTTTCAAGAAATATGAGTGGTCCTGCAATATCTACAATGGTTTTGTATTCTTTGGTCATTTTCAGTTGCCTCCAATCTGTGTGAACTCTTCATCCATCTTTGCCATGATTGCTTCAAGGGCTGCATCAAAGTCTTCTTCATATTTGACCTTGGCAAGTTCATCCTTGGACTTCATTTCCATGATCTTGGTGATGGGGACACCATTTTCCATCTTCTCGGTTGCTTTTTCCCCAAACGTGGATACGGATTTCAGAAGTTTGTATTGCCTATCAAATGGGCAGAATGTGTCCACAGGATGGAAAGCGTTCTGCTGCAGGAAGTATTCACGAAGCATCCTGGCAATTTCAAGAGTAAGCTGCTGGTCCTCAGGGAGTGCATCCGAACCCACGAGTTGCACGATTTCCTGAAGTTCAGCTTCTTCCTGAAGAATATCCATTGCATTATCCCTTAGTTCATTCCAGTCACTTCCGACATTTTCTGTAAACCAGCCTGCAAGCCTGTCATTGTAAAGACTGTAACTGGTAAGCCAGTTAATTGCAGGGAAGTGTCTCTTCTGGGAGAGTTTTGCATCCAGTGCCCAGAATACCTTTACGATACGCAGGGTATTCTGTGTAACTGGTTCGGAGAAGTCACCACCAGGAGGTGAAACTGCACCTATGACAGTAATGGAACCATCAAGGCCTGCAAGGGAATGAACTGCACCTGCACGTTCATAGAATTCAGAAAGCCTGGCGGACAGATATGCCGGATATCCTTCCTCACCAGGCATCTCTTCAAGCCTGGAGGAAATTTCCCTCATTGCTTCTGCCCATCTGGAGGTTGAATCTGCCATGAGGGAGACATCATATCCCATGTCACGGTAATACTCCGCGATGGTAATTCCTGTATAAACAGATGCTTCACGGGCAGCCACAGGCATATTGGATGTATTTGCGATAAGAACTGTCCGTTCCATCAGTGGCCTTCCGGTCTTTGGGTCTTCCAGTTCCGGGAATTCATTCAGTACATCGGCCATTTCGTTTCCACGTTCCCCACATCCGATGTAAACCACAATATCAGTGTCACTCCACTTTGCAAGTTGCTGCTGGGTAACAGTTTTTCCTGATCCGAAAGGACCGGGGATCGCTGCTGTACCACCTTTTGCCACAGGGAACATCCCATCAAGGATCCTCTGTCCTGTTACAAGGGGTCTTGTTGGAGAGAGTTTCTTGCCCACCGGCCTGGGACCTCTTACAGGCCATTTCTGCATCAGAGATAGTTCAGAGCCGTCAGAAAGTACACAAACCGTTTCATCCACTACAAATTTACCACTTTTGATATCTTCTACAGTTCCTGACTTTCTTGGGGGGACCATTATCTTGTGTTCGAGGTTGGGTGTTTCCTGTACAACACCGATTATATCTCCACCTTTAACACTGTCTCCTTTGGATACTGTAGGGGTAAATTCCCACTTCTTCTCCCTGGTAAGACCGTTTGCTGTTACTCCTCTTTCAATGAAATCTCCCATCTTTTGCTGGAGAACTTCCAGAGGTCTCTGTATACCATCGTAAATACTTTCCAGGAGGCCTGGACCCAGTTCTACTGAAAGAGGCATTCCCGTATTTTCTACAGGCTCTCCCGGTTTTATGCCGGATGTGTCTTCGTATACCTGAACTGTAGCTTTTTCACCCTCGATACGGATTACTTCACCCATCAGTCCTTCATGACCTACTTTTACCACATCATACATCTTCGGCTTGATACCGGTGACTGTGACAACAGGTCCTGCCACTCGATAAATTTCACCATTCATTTCCACAAATCTACACCTACCGCTTGTTTTATTTTATCCCGTAAGTTAGAGCTTTGTCCGGTTCCGCCCAGGGTTACCAATGTTGGTTCGACGGATTCACTCAGAGTATCTCTCAAGGTCTCCGGTAGCTTATCAAAATCATTACTATGCATTACAAGGATACCTATGGAGGAATCGTTGAAGATCTCTTTTACTGTTTCCTCCAGCTTAGGTTCATCATTAACCTCATACACTTTCTGCACACCGGCTAATCGAAAGCCGGTAACAAATTCGCCATCTCCTACAACTGCCAGATCCATCAGATCACCAACTGGTTTTTGATAATATCTTCTCCCAGATTAGCTGCCTTTCCTCTCGCAATTATCCTCAGGTTGTTGACCTCGTTTTTTTTGCTGATCATGTAATCCATGATCGGAACAATTGAAAGGGGATACACATGTGAAAAACTGGAAGCAGACTTTATTGTGTACTTGGTGAGGCTTGTTTCCAGATCAACAAGAGATTCCATTTCAGGATCAGCAAAATCTGATATCGAGTCCCAGTATGGATACTTTTCAAGTGAATTTATAAAATCTGCAAAAGGCAGAGGAACCAATGAATTTATTTCCTTCAGACTAAGCCGGAGCCCACCGTCCAGAACCAGATCTTCAAGTTCATCACCTTCGACACCTTCTTTCTTCATCCTGAACATTGTTTTAATATTCTTTATGTCAATCTCAGTACGAATAAGCTTGGAGAAAAGTTTACGATCACTTGACTTTGGTGTACCAATAGCATTGAACAGCCTCTGATAATATAACTTATCAAGCTGATTTTCTATATCTGGAAGGTTTGTACCGTCATAATTCATAAGAATTGGATAATAATCAGTATTGCTGAGTGCATCTATAACATATTCATAAGATTGTTTTTCAGCAATTTCAGACAGGAAATTGTACTTGAATTGACCTGCAGAAACAAGATTATCCTTTATCTCTTCGAGAGTTGCATTGTAGTACTTGCCCCTGAGAATTGTTTTGATATTCCAGATATCATAATTCTTCAGATATTCCGTGATGAGATAGTTAAGTTCACCCTCTGAAATATCAATCAATTTAGAGAATGTGACTGCAAGGTTCCTGTTCAATGCATGCTCTATAAGATCTACTCCGCTAAATTTCCGCGCAAGTTCATCTACATCCTGCT is a window of Methanohalophilus mahii DSM 5219 DNA encoding:
- a CDS encoding V-type ATP synthase subunit F → MDLAVVGDGEFVTGFRLAGVQKVYEVNDEPKLEETVKEIFNDSSIGILVMHSNDFDKLPETLRDTLSESVEPTLVTLGGTGQSSNLRDKIKQAVGVDLWK
- a CDS encoding ATP synthase subunit A, with the translated sequence MEMNGEIYRVAGPVVTVTGIKPKMYDVVKVGHEGLMGEVIRIEGEKATVQVYEDTSGIKPGEPVENTGMPLSVELGPGLLESIYDGIQRPLEVLQQKMGDFIERGVTANGLTREKKWEFTPTVSKGDSVKGGDIIGVVQETPNLEHKIMVPPRKSGTVEDIKSGKFVVDETVCVLSDGSELSLMQKWPVRGPRPVGKKLSPTRPLVTGQRILDGMFPVAKGGTAAIPGPFGSGKTVTQQQLAKWSDTDIVVYIGCGERGNEMADVLNEFPELEDPKTGRPLMERTVLIANTSNMPVAAREASVYTGITIAEYYRDMGYDVSLMADSTSRWAEAMREISSRLEEMPGEEGYPAYLSARLSEFYERAGAVHSLAGLDGSITVIGAVSPPGGDFSEPVTQNTLRIVKVFWALDAKLSQKRHFPAINWLTSYSLYNDRLAGWFTENVGSDWNELRDNAMDILQEEAELQEIVQLVGSDALPEDQQLTLEIARMLREYFLQQNAFHPVDTFCPFDRQYKLLKSVSTFGEKATEKMENGVPITKIMEMKSKDELAKVKYEEDFDAALEAIMAKMDEEFTQIGGN
- a CDS encoding V-type ATP synthase subunit C, translated to MRLFQRLRNKSSSSTSSGGSNYAYVTARVRAMKSNLLPKETYSRLMNMDLDEITRFIGETQYQQDVDELARKFSGVDLIEHALNRNLAVTFSKLIDISEGELNYLITEYLKNYDIWNIKTILRGKYYNATLEEIKDNLVSAGQFKYNFLSEIAEKQSYEYVIDALSNTDYYPILMNYDGTNLPDIENQLDKLYYQRLFNAIGTPKSSDRKLFSKLIRTEIDIKNIKTMFRMKKEGVEGDELEDLVLDGGLRLSLKEINSLVPLPFADFINSLEKYPYWDSISDFADPEMESLVDLETSLTKYTIKSASSFSHVYPLSIVPIMDYMISKKNEVNNLRIIARGKAANLGEDIIKNQLVI
- a CDS encoding V-type ATP synthase subunit D, producing MGTKDVKPTRSELIELKKKIKLSQSGHKLLKMKRDGLILEFFEILNQAKGVRNELDDAYNNATEKIGIAEAVEGRMVIKSTALALKDGPEISLESHNIMGVVVPKIEASSVHKPINKRGYGILGTSSYIDEAVDSYEILVDKIILAAEIETTMKRLLEDIEKTKRRVNALEFKVIPEMQEAMDFIRFRLDEMERENTFRLKRIKA
- a CDS encoding ATP synthase subunit B, whose product is MTKEYKTIVDIAGPLIFLEKTEPVGYGELVQVNLPDGTTKRGQVLDTSADMVVIQVFEGTQGLNDESGVVFSGETIKLPVAKDLLGRILSGSGEPLDGGPRIIPEKRVDVNGASMNPFSRRPPDEFIQTGISTIDGTNTLVRGQKLPIFSGSGLPHNEIALQIARQAKVPGSEEDFAVVFAAMGITNEEAQSFMEDFEKTGALERATVFLNLADDPAVERIITPRMALTAAEYLAYEHDMHVLVILTDITNYCEALRQMGAAREEVPGRRGYPGYMYTDLASLYERAGVIKGNKGSVTQFSILTMPGDDITHPIPDLSGYITEGQIVVSRELHRKGIYPPINVLPSLSRLMNSGIGEGKTREDHKAVSDQLYAGYAEGRDLRGLVAIVGKESLSERDQRILEFADLFEDRFVRQAKDEDRNIEDTLNIAWEILSELPEAQLTRIDNKYIDKYHPAHQNAE